From one Rosa rugosa chromosome 4, drRosRugo1.1, whole genome shotgun sequence genomic stretch:
- the LOC133742010 gene encoding uncharacterized protein LOC133742010, protein MDAASMSLDSPRTPPRSRSSLMEDDAEVDAQILCLSQGLGHIVQTVEHLRRSTEARRRRLSVSPTAPPPLASPLVLELIAQQATDLDKHILHLKASLDIGILQGGVTPLTLAPLPAVRLWTSFFAVQCDMNLLGELLSRLNAGTVFVAEDGTPVVYQTVGNIEDVQLLKRLSDGGFCTPHASCRDFLTNAEFAAIHEFAAIHDLLMDRCQH, encoded by the exons aTGGACGCCGCCTCCATGTCTCTCGATTCCCCCCGCACTCCCCCACGCTCACGCTCGTCCCTGATGGAGGATGATGCTGAGGTGGACGCTCAGATTTTATGTCTGAGCCAGGGCTTGGGCCACATCGTCCAAACCGTTGAGCATCTCCGTCGGAGCACTGAAGCTCGCCGCCGTCGCCTCTCGGTCTCTCCAACTGCGCCACCACCACTCGC ATCTCCCTTGGTTCTTGAGCTAATTGCACAGCAAGCGACGGATCTGGACAAGCATATCCTTCACCTGAAGGCTTCGCTGGACATCGGCATTCTCCAAGGAGGCGTGACACCACTCACACTTGCCCCCCTTCCTGCGGTGAGGCTGTGGACCAGTTTCTTCGCTGTTCAGTGCGACATGAATTTGCTGGGCGAGCTGCTAAGCCGTCTCAACGCTGGGACTGTTTTCGTTGCGGAGGACGGGACTCCAGTGGTTTACCAGACTGTTGGAAATATCGAAGATGTCCAGTTGCTGAAGAGGCTGAGTGACGGTGGCTTCTGCACTCCACATGCCAGCTGCCGAGATTTTCTTACCAACGCAGAGTTTGCTGCCATCCATGAGTTTGCTGCCATCCATGACTTACTCATGGATAGGTGCCAGCACTAA
- the LOC133744995 gene encoding F-box/kelch-repeat protein At3g23880-like — protein sequence MEYLPQDLIYEIVLRLPVKGLIRFSFVSKLWKAVIYSKDFIKEHQQRRSINNSKKDFTLIRHGVQSGDFHHFYAASFSADTLEEEQQIEHPIYSLEEEYGLGLHTRIITVCHGLVLLGVLCRKATSNYVHLYVWNPVIAKHRHISQPIWPEGEDPHFTYGIGYHCDEDDLKVLVLRQTGRRPIWKIQFIVCSVATGQWKRITKLPPSNLQVNIFCYYNMVSLSDSRVAWLMADVDYMDLYHVVTFDLVKEEYNTYRVPISIRGPGAITLMELGGFLCFRHRQNIWFMKDSSWSTEPIPLNNSRPLFFDGERFLLSRFSGDHKELFWYNIKTQDHQHVTRTGDYAGSFDGATTQTAFICGGNLRFLLDGQPDLYAYFCRP from the coding sequence ATGGAGTACCTCCCGCAAGACCTAATATATGAAATTGTGTTACGACTCCCTGTGAAGGGTCTGATccgattttcttttgtttcgaAGCTATGGAAGGCTGTGATCTACAGCAAAGACTTCATTAAAGAGCATCAGCAACGCCGCTCTATCAACAACTCCAAGAAAGATTTCACCCTCATACGCCATGGTGTTCAGTCCGGAGATTTTCATCACTTCTATGCAGCCTCCTTTTCTGCTGATACATTAGAGGAAGAACAACAAATCGAGCATCCAATATATTCCCTTGAAGAAGAGTATGGACTTGGGCTTCATACTCGTATCATTACTGTCTGCCATGGATTGGTTTTACTAGGTGTTCTGTGTAGGAAGGCTACTAGTAATTATGTGCACCTCTATGTATGGAACCCGGTGATCGCAAAGCACAGACACATATCCCAGCCCATATGGCCAGAAGGAGAAGACCCGCATTTTACGTATGGAATAGGTTATCATTGTGACGAAGATGACTTAAAGGTGTTAGTTTTGAGGCAAACTGGTAGACGGCCGATTTGGAAAATCCAGTTTATAGTTTGCAGCGTAGCAACAGGCCAATGGAAAAGGATAACAAAACTTCCACCTAGTAATCTTCAAgttaatatattttgttattatAATATGGTGTCGTTGAGCGATTCTCGTGTGGCTTGGCTGATGGCAGATGTTGATTATATGGATCTGTACCATGTTGTGACTTTTGACCTTGTGAAGGAGGAGTATAATACTTATCGGGTTCCGATTTCTATTCGTGGTCCAGGGGCTATAACGCTGATGGAACTGGGAGGCTTCCTGTGCTTTAGGCATCGTCAAAATATTTGGTTCATGAAGGATTCTTCTTGGTCGACCGAGCCTATTCCTCTGAATAATTCCAGGCCTCTATTCTTTGATGGTGAGAGGTTTCTGTTGAGCAGGTTTTCTGGTGATCATAAGGAGCTCTTTTGGTACAACATAAAGACACAAGATCATCAACATGTGACGCGAACTGGTGACTATGCTGGAAGCTTTGATGGGGCTACTACTCAGACAGCTTTCATTTGTGGAGGAAACCTCCGTTTTCTCCTCGATGGTCAACCTGATCTGTATGCCTATTTCTGTCGTCCCTAA
- the LOC133744994 gene encoding uncharacterized protein LOC133744994 produces MMLDGFGNMLQFFIASSSFTPSMECLQTLRRAMSTYQRKCSLADEIQLVRFLLCVIESCHSELSSSLHSIRNQSSASEVGKRKPMPFCSCFANVLVSSRSQLTRPVTGQKESELSVASLKSGLSDEETSTLDLASLIYSDSDGSLKDTESIQKSKVRVATTVCIQDICQADSKSFSSQWTLLLPTNDVLQPRKFEATLMTCLLFDPYLKWCF; encoded by the exons ATGATGCTTGATGGTTTCGGCAACATGCTTCAATTTTTCATTGCCTCTTCATCATTTACGCCCAGCATGGAATGCTTACAGACTCTGAG GCGTGCTATGAGCACCTACCAGAGGAAGTGTTCTCTGGCCGATGAGATTCAGCTGGTGAGGTTCCTTCTGTGTGTAATTGAGAGCTGTCATTCGGAGTTAAGTAGCTCATTGCATTCGATTCGCAACCAGAGCTCTGCTTCTGAAGTGGGAAAGAGAAAGCCAATGCC GTTTTGTAGCTGCTTTGCAAATGTTCTTGTTAGTAGTAGAAGCCAGCTTACCAGGCCGGTAACTGGTCAAAAGGAGAGTGAACTGAGTGTAGCAAGCCTTAAGTCTG GTTTATCAGATGAGGAAACTTCCACACTTGACCTCGCCTCTCTGATTTATAGTGACAGTGATGGATCACTTAAAGACACTGAGAGCATTCAGAAATCGAAGGTCAGAGTAGCTACCACTGTTTGTATACAG GATATCTGTCAAGCTGATTCGAAATCATTTAGTAGCCAATGGACACTGCTTTTGCCAACCAATGATGTATTACAACCTAG GAAGTTTGAAGCAACACTAATGACTTGTTTGCTGTTTGATCCCTATTTGAAG TGGTGCTTCTAG